AGAAGTCGCAAATTCTCTAAAAATAACACAAGCCGCAGTATCAAAATTTGAAACAAACGCACTATCAAAAATAAAAGAAGCAAAAAGAACAATAGAACTCATCAAAAAAATGAACTTAGAAATAGAAGAAGATTACATTCCATAAAGGAAATCCTGGCGGTCGAAGCGCTGTTGATTCTTCTTCCCCCAAGCTGATCAACAGCCCCGACCCCAGATTTATATTCAAACAGCACTTAAAAAAAATGAAAAATAAAAATAAAGACAAACAAATTGCAGAACAAAGAATACACGAATTATTCAAAGAAGCTAACAAAACATACAAAAAAGACCAAGATCTGGCAAATAGATACGTGCAATTAGCAAAAAAAATATCTCTTAAACACAAAACACCATTCAATAAAAACCAAAAACAACAATACTGTAAAAAATGCCAAACGTTTCTAATACCAGGACATAACTGCAGAATAAGAACACACAAAGGGAAAAAAACAATACTTTGCTTAAAATGCAAGAACATAAGCAGATACATATACAAAAAATAAGTCAAAACAAGCTTTAATTCTAAAAAAAGAGCCAAATCCCCGCAAATAGAAATAATGTCAATAAACTATATAAAGCAAAAAAATGCCATATAATACATAAGAAAAGGGGTTAGTAAATAGATGGTAGTCACTTGAAAGTGATTACAATTCGAAAAATTTATATACTAAAAGAAATACTAAAAATAAAAACAAAGGAGGTAAAACAAAAAATGGACGAACTAGACATAACAAACATTGAAGACGAACAAATGCTAGATGAAATAAGAGGAGAAACAACTAGAAAACCAAAAATATCATTATTAAACCAAAAAAAAGTAAGTAAATGGGAACTAGACGAACTCTTCACAGATGAAGAAGAGTACGAAGAAGAATTCTAAACATAAATTTTCCTTTTAATACAAAAACCTAATAAATAAACCTAAACTACAGTATAAAATGCAAAAAATTCTAGCAAAAGGAGCAGAAGCAACAATAACACAAACAAACAACACAATAACAAAAGAAAGAACTCCAAAAAAATACAGACATCCAGAACTAGACAAAGAACTAATAAAAACAAGAACAAAAACAGAAACGAAAATAATGCAAAAAATACCAGAAACAGCACCAAAACTAATAAAAACAGAAAACAACAAAATCACAATGGAATACATAGAAGGAAAACTACTAAAAGAAATAATAGACAAACAAACAAAACTATCAAAAAACATAGGAGAAACAACCGCAAAATTACACGACAAAAATATAATACACGGAGACCTAACAACAAGCAACATCATCCTTGACAAAAATAAAAAAATAAGAATAATAGACTACGGACTATCACAAATAAGCACAAAAGAAGAAGACAAAGCAGTAGACCTACACCTATTCAAAGAAGCCATAAAAAGCAAACACTACAAAAACGAAAAAAAAATATGGAAAAAATTCTTAGAAGGATACAACCCAAAAAACAAAGAAAAAATATTACAAAGACTCAAAAAAGTAGAAACTAGAGGAAGAAACAAAGGAAAATAGGCAACACAATGAAAATAATAAAAGACACAAGACACGGACTAGCAAGGCCAATTAACGAAATAAAAAAAGTGTTTGGCATACCCATAGAAATAGAAGAAAAAAACCTTGATGAAATA
The sequence above is drawn from the Candidatus Woesearchaeota archaeon genome and encodes:
- a CDS encoding LuxR C-terminal-related transcriptional regulator, giving the protein MLTKKEIQVLELRKKGLKQIEVANSLKITQAAVSKFETNALSKIKEAKRTIELIKKMNLEIEEDYIP
- a CDS encoding ribonuclease P, giving the protein MKNKNKDKQIAEQRIHELFKEANKTYKKDQDLANRYVQLAKKISLKHKTPFNKNQKQQYCKKCQTFLIPGHNCRIRTHKGKKTILCLKCKNISRYIYKK
- a CDS encoding Kae1-associated serine/threonine protein kinase, with protein sequence MQKILAKGAEATITQTNNTITKERTPKKYRHPELDKELIKTRTKTETKIMQKIPETAPKLIKTENNKITMEYIEGKLLKEIIDKQTKLSKNIGETTAKLHDKNIIHGDLTTSNIILDKNKKIRIIDYGLSQISTKEEDKAVDLHLFKEAIKSKHYKNEKKIWKKFLEGYNPKNKEKILQRLKKVETRGRNKGK